One Bos javanicus breed banteng chromosome 10, ARS-OSU_banteng_1.0, whole genome shotgun sequence genomic window, ACATAGCTAAGAAGCTAGTGACTATAGTTAAAGCTACCTGCTTTTGTCCTCGTCCCCACAGAGTGGATCATGACCGCATCAGGGACGTGGGCCCTGACAGGGCAGCGTCAGAGTGGCTGCTGCGCTGCGGGGCCATGGTGCGCTACCACGGCCAGCAGAGGTGGCAGAAGGACTACAACCATCTCCCGACAGGCCCTCTGGACAAGTACAAGATTCAGGCGATTGACGCCACCGATTCCTGTATCATGAGCATCGGATTTGATCACATGGGTAAGTCCTCCACCATTTGTTATGGGAAATGCAGGTGATTTGCAATGACCTTTGGTTGCACTTGAAACTCTTATAGTCATACGGGTGTCCTTCTCGCCCTTTTCAGTCCAATCCAGCTTGTATCTTCTTgtgtatgatatttatttttaagttaaatagaGGTTACAAGtaccctcctctcctttctctccaaacCAAGCTGTGGTTTATCAACTTAATATTTAAGGTCTTGTTTGTCAAACTGTCTTTGTCAAACTTCTGTCATTGAGTAACCCTGACTAATGTAGAAATAATTATATCCACACAGCCTCTGCTTGTGTGGGCATTTTATTCCTCAGTGCATGGGCATCTGACTGTAGAATGGCTCTGTCTGTCAGCACAATCCATGTAGTGAATACTTTGTGTGGTTAATAGAGTGACTAATTGTTCCAGTTTTCCTGGGATTAAGAGGTTTCCTAGGACTTAGGACTTTCAGTCCTGACACCAGAACAGTCCTGGGCAAACCAGGACAGTTGATCATCTTAATGGTAAAGCAGGTTCTTAAACtgtgcttttttcccctccagaaGGCCTACAGTATGTTGAAAAAATAAGACTATGCAAGTGTCACTATATTGAGGATGGTTGTTTGGAGAGACTTAGCCAACTTGAAAATTTACAAAAAAGCATGttggaaatggaaataatttcatGTGGGAATGTCACAGACAAAGGTATCATTGCTTTGCATCATTTCAGGTAGGTGGTTAGTGTCAGAATGGAAACTTGATAATCATGTTAAGGTGAATAATCAGAATTTAAAACAGTTGATAAATGGTATCTTTTCTTAattctgaaaaacagaatttaaaaaaatgatttaacctTCAGCCACAATACTTTAAAACAGTTGAAATTATCAACTTTAATATCTTATAGTTGTATTGCATTTTTTAGGaagcatctttttttaaaaaatcaattacatAAAGCACCTAGCATGATGCCTATTAAAGTTGTTGGTGCTCTCAGTAAACATCAGCTATTATACTTCCTCCTCATCCTTTAAAGTATTTTTCCCCCATGGTCTGCCAATAACCTCAGCATCACAGGAAGTTTGAGAAATCTTAAACATTAGAACCAAAAGTACAAGATTGTTTGTCTCTTACATTAGTTCAGGCTTTGTGGCTTCATCTCGTAACAGAAACTTGAGTTGTTTTAAGAACTTCcccagtttcttttcctttctaggttaagattcatatttttaaaattcaatttcatttaaaataaaagcagaaacataacaCAGTTCACCCATTTTCCTGCTTCTCACCCCGGCTTGGCAATAACCACCAATCTGTTTTGTGTATCTGTGAGcttgcttctttatttttagcttccacatataggcgatcatacagtatttgtctctctctctctgacttatttcacttagcataataccctcgaGGTCTATCTGGTTTGTTGCTAAtgcagaattttattattttttatggctcagtactacatatatgcatataccgtattttctttatccactgacCCATCAGTGGacttttaggttgtttctgtatattgactattgtaaataatgctgccctGAACATGGGTGTGCAGATATCTTgttgagttagtgtttttgttttcttcagataaatactgaAACATAGAATTGTTGaatcatacggagaaggcaatggcaccccactccagtactcttgcctggaaaatcccatggatggaggagcctggtgggccacagtccatggggtcgctaagagtcggacaagactctgcaaattccctttcacttttcactttcatgcattggagaaggcaatggcaacccactccagtgttcttgcctggaggatcccagggacggggaagcctggtgggctgccgtctatggggtcgcacagagttggacacgactgaagcgacttagcagcagcagcagcatggtagttcttttttaattttttgaggaatctttaTGCTGTTTTTCATATGACTGCCCCAATTTACACTCCCCTCAACCATGCACAAAGATTCTCTTCCCTCTACATCCTCGCCAACGcttatttctagtctttttgataacagccattctaacaagtgTAGGGTGcggtctcattgtggtttgatttgcatttccctgataatgatgtagagtatcttttcatgtacctgttctCCATCTGTAtgccctctttggaaaaatgtctattcagatattttgcccattttaaaaattgcattgttcagggttttttgctgttgagttgtatgagcttatatattttggatattagccccttatcagatatatgacttgcagacattttctcctgttcagtaggttgccttttcattttgttaatggttttctttgctgtgcagaagcctttCAACTTGATGTatttccacttgtttatttttgctttgtttttacttttagtgTCAGATTCAAAAAATCATAACTACAActgatgtcatattttatatttaacatgCAAAGGAGTTCTATGCCATAATATACatatttggaaaaactcagcagAATTATTGACATAACCAGAACAACTAAACTTTCCAAAGTCTAGATTAGTTCCTAGCATGAATTTCATTTAAAGTAGTACTCTAGGACTACTGTTCTAAAAGTCATTTTGAATGTGTAGGATGATATGAACATGTACTGTGTGTACTTTCTTAAAAAGccaataaaacaaatttatttttaatgctatgAGAGTAAAGGTCAAAttacattaacttttaaaattttcttctttttacaggAACCTCAAGTATTTGTTTCTAAGTGATCTTCCtggagtaaaagaaaaagaaaaaattgttcaAGCCTTTAAGACatcactgccttctctggagctAAAATTGGACttgaagtaaaataatatttcaaaaagtATCTTAATTCAGTGTAGAGTGTCATTTTAAATTGATCCTTAACAGCAACAAATATTATATGGTTATCAGCAGAACTATAAGGATGTTATATCATGACATTTTTAGCAGGGTCCAtcatgtagaaaataaacattcAGATGTGATTCACTAAAGTTACTAAGTTGGAATTAAGAATTTATGTACACTAAATCATATTAAATGCAAATCATATacccttttaattttaatatatttattttataatggtaTCTATATAAATATCTTGATGTAGATACTTAAgttctttaaaatgatttaaatgtaTAGTACAGATATTTAACagtaatttgtttcattttaaagttaTTGAAGCATGTTACTATAAATGTACAattatgaaaaactgaaagctaaaTTTCAGATTCATTGAGATGGAGTCAATTATGCAAAGTAATCAGAGGTTGCTGGAGCATTCCCATTCTTCCCAGGATTTGCATGCATTTCTCATGATCCTGCATATCTGTGCTCTTTGTAACATACATCCTTTCTCTGAATAAACAGTTTCTGGCTAATTTGTCTAGTCTGTAGGCTTAATCTGGTGTTTTATTAAAACTAGACCTAAATACTTGGCTGGATTTAAATAACTTTGCTTATTCCAATAAACCAGAGGAAACAATGATGAAGACCAGCACAGCTTTACCTATTTTTtgcttaaatttaaaaactgcttAAAGAGGAAAAATTTAACACGTCAATTAGAAACTAATTTGTATTCCCTCATATATGTTGGATAGTATTTCCCATGAGTGTAAGCACAAAATTCACTTTATATCTAGAACTCAGTGATAATGAATATCACAAATAGATAAAAATCAGATCTTTATTTTTACCTCTTTGAAATGGCCCTGATTCTATTATTGTTAGTTATATGCCAATTTGTTTGTGGATGTCTATATGTTTGGTTTGAACATTATTCTGTTAGATATAACCTTGACTGgagatagttttaaaataaacactttcTG contains:
- the DMAC2L gene encoding ATP synthase subunit s, mitochondrial, translating into MMLFGKISQQLCGLKKLPWSRDSRYFWGWLNAVFNKVDHDRIRDVGPDRAASEWLLRCGAMVRYHGQQRWQKDYNHLPTGPLDKYKIQAIDATDSCIMSIGFDHMEGLQYVEKIRLCKCHYIEDGCLERLSQLENLQKSMLEMEIISCGNVTDKGIIALHHFRNLKYLFLSDLPGVKEKEKIVQAFKTSLPSLELKLDLK